In Panthera leo isolate Ple1 chromosome F3, P.leo_Ple1_pat1.1, whole genome shotgun sequence, one genomic interval encodes:
- the CDK18 gene encoding cyclin-dependent kinase 18 isoform X1 has product MQPQLLDAGPQSSRGRRRPRPRIHIWCQHGPGAVSSPALLPSPVLGPAAWSLLTMNKMKNFKRRLSLSVPRTETIEESLTEFTEQFNQLHNQRNEDLQLSPLGRDPQPASSTFSPTDSGEDPGQLSPGMQYRRQNQRRFSMEDISKRLSLPMDIRLPQEFLQKLQLESPDLPKPLSRMSRRASLSDIGFGKLETYVKLDKLGEGTYATVFKGRSKLTENLVALKEIRLEHEEGAPCTAIREVSLLKNLKHANIVTLHDLIHTERSLTLVFEYLDSDLKQYLDHCGNLMSMHNVKIFMFQLLRGLAYCHRRKILHRDLKPQNLLISERGELKLADFGLARAKSVPTKTYSNEVVTLWYRPPDVLLGSTEYSTPIDMWGVGCIHYEMATGRPLFPGSTVKEELHLIFRLLGTPTEETWPGVLALSEFRAYNFPRYLPQPLISHAPRLDTEGIHLLTSLLLYESKSRMSAEAALSHPYFRSLGERVHQLEDTASIFSLKEIQLQKDPGYRGLAFQQPGRGKSRRQSIF; this is encoded by the exons ATGCAGCCCCAGCTTCTGGATGCAGGGCCCCAGAGCTCAAGGGGCAGACGGAGACCAAGACCCAGAATTCACATCTGGTGTCAGCACGGACCCGGTGCCGTGTCCtcacctgcccttctcccctctcccgtCTTAGGCCCTGCTGCCTGGTCCCTGCTGACCATGAACAAGATGAAGAACTTTAAGCGTCGTCTTTCCTTATCCGTGCCCCGAACAGAGACCATCGAGGAGTCCTTGACCGAGTTCACAGAGCAGTTCAACCAGCTCCACAACCAGCGCAATGAGG ACCTGCAGCTCAGTCCTCTCGGCAGAGACCCCCAGCCGGCGTCCAGCACCTTCTCCCCGACAGACAGCGGGGAGGACCCTGGGCAGCTGTCCCCGGGCATGCAGTACCGGCGGCAGAATCAGCGCCGCTTCTCCATGGAG GACATCAGTAAGAGGCTCTCTCTACCCATGGACATCCGCCTGCCCCAGGAATTCCTGCAGAAGCTACAGCTGGAGAGTCCAGACCTGCCCAAACCGCTCAGCCGCATGTCCCGCCGAGCATCCCTG tcAGATATCGGCTTTGGGAAACTGGAAACATACGTGAAACTGGACAAACTGGGGGAG GGTACCTATGCCACAGTCTTCAAGGGGCGCAGCAAACTGACAGAGAACCTCGTGGCCCTGAAGGAGATCCGGCTGGAGCATGAGGAGGGGGCGCCTTGCACCGCCATCCGAGAGG TGTCTCTTCTGAAGAATCTAAAGCATGCCAATATTGTGACTCTGCATGACCTCATCCACACGGAGCGGTCTCTCACCCTGGTGTTTGAGTACCTG GACAGTGACCTGAAGCAGTATCTGGACCACTGTGGAAACCTCATGAGCATGCACAATGTCAAG ATTTTCATGTTCCAGCTGCTCCGGGGCCTTGCCTACTGCCACCGCCGCAAGATCCTGCACCGGGACCTGAAACCACAGAACCTGCTCATTAGCGAGAGGGGGGAGCTGAAGCTGGCTGACTTTG GCCTGGCGCGGGCCAAGTCGGTGCCCACGAAGACCTACTCCAATGAGGTGGTGACCCTGTGGTACAGGCCCCCCGATGTGCTGTTGGGGTCCACAGAGTACTCCACCCCCATCGATATGTG GGGCGTGGGCTGCATCCACTACGAGATGGCCACGGGGAGGCCCCTCTTCCCCGGCTCCACGGTCAAGGAGGAACTACACCTCATCTTCCGACTCCTCG GGACCCCTACGGAAGAGACGTGGCCCGGTGTGCTGGCCCTGTCGGAGTTCAGAGCCTACAACTTCCCCCGATACCTCCCCCAGCCGCTCATCAGTCACGCTCCCAG GTTGGACACCGAAGGCATCCACCTCCTGACCAGCCTCCTCCTG TATGAATCCAAGAGTCGCATGTCAGCAGAGGCTGCCCTGAGCCACCCCTACTTCCGGTCTCTGGGGGAGCGTGTGCACCAGCTCGAAGATA CTGCCTCCATCTTCTCCCTGAAGGAGATTCAGCTCCAGAAGGACCCGGGCTACCGGGGCCTGGCCTTTCAGCAGCCAG GACGAGGGAAGAGCCGGAGGCAGAGCATCTTCTGA
- the CDK18 gene encoding cyclin-dependent kinase 18 isoform X2, which yields MNKMKNFKRRLSLSVPRTETIEESLTEFTEQFNQLHNQRNEDLQLSPLGRDPQPASSTFSPTDSGEDPGQLSPGMQYRRQNQRRFSMEDISKRLSLPMDIRLPQEFLQKLQLESPDLPKPLSRMSRRASLSDIGFGKLETYVKLDKLGEGTYATVFKGRSKLTENLVALKEIRLEHEEGAPCTAIREVSLLKNLKHANIVTLHDLIHTERSLTLVFEYLDSDLKQYLDHCGNLMSMHNVKIFMFQLLRGLAYCHRRKILHRDLKPQNLLISERGELKLADFGLARAKSVPTKTYSNEVVTLWYRPPDVLLGSTEYSTPIDMWGVGCIHYEMATGRPLFPGSTVKEELHLIFRLLGTPTEETWPGVLALSEFRAYNFPRYLPQPLISHAPRLDTEGIHLLTSLLLYESKSRMSAEAALSHPYFRSLGERVHQLEDTASIFSLKEIQLQKDPGYRGLAFQQPGRGKSRRQSIF from the exons ATGAACAAGATGAAGAACTTTAAGCGTCGTCTTTCCTTATCCGTGCCCCGAACAGAGACCATCGAGGAGTCCTTGACCGAGTTCACAGAGCAGTTCAACCAGCTCCACAACCAGCGCAATGAGG ACCTGCAGCTCAGTCCTCTCGGCAGAGACCCCCAGCCGGCGTCCAGCACCTTCTCCCCGACAGACAGCGGGGAGGACCCTGGGCAGCTGTCCCCGGGCATGCAGTACCGGCGGCAGAATCAGCGCCGCTTCTCCATGGAG GACATCAGTAAGAGGCTCTCTCTACCCATGGACATCCGCCTGCCCCAGGAATTCCTGCAGAAGCTACAGCTGGAGAGTCCAGACCTGCCCAAACCGCTCAGCCGCATGTCCCGCCGAGCATCCCTG tcAGATATCGGCTTTGGGAAACTGGAAACATACGTGAAACTGGACAAACTGGGGGAG GGTACCTATGCCACAGTCTTCAAGGGGCGCAGCAAACTGACAGAGAACCTCGTGGCCCTGAAGGAGATCCGGCTGGAGCATGAGGAGGGGGCGCCTTGCACCGCCATCCGAGAGG TGTCTCTTCTGAAGAATCTAAAGCATGCCAATATTGTGACTCTGCATGACCTCATCCACACGGAGCGGTCTCTCACCCTGGTGTTTGAGTACCTG GACAGTGACCTGAAGCAGTATCTGGACCACTGTGGAAACCTCATGAGCATGCACAATGTCAAG ATTTTCATGTTCCAGCTGCTCCGGGGCCTTGCCTACTGCCACCGCCGCAAGATCCTGCACCGGGACCTGAAACCACAGAACCTGCTCATTAGCGAGAGGGGGGAGCTGAAGCTGGCTGACTTTG GCCTGGCGCGGGCCAAGTCGGTGCCCACGAAGACCTACTCCAATGAGGTGGTGACCCTGTGGTACAGGCCCCCCGATGTGCTGTTGGGGTCCACAGAGTACTCCACCCCCATCGATATGTG GGGCGTGGGCTGCATCCACTACGAGATGGCCACGGGGAGGCCCCTCTTCCCCGGCTCCACGGTCAAGGAGGAACTACACCTCATCTTCCGACTCCTCG GGACCCCTACGGAAGAGACGTGGCCCGGTGTGCTGGCCCTGTCGGAGTTCAGAGCCTACAACTTCCCCCGATACCTCCCCCAGCCGCTCATCAGTCACGCTCCCAG GTTGGACACCGAAGGCATCCACCTCCTGACCAGCCTCCTCCTG TATGAATCCAAGAGTCGCATGTCAGCAGAGGCTGCCCTGAGCCACCCCTACTTCCGGTCTCTGGGGGAGCGTGTGCACCAGCTCGAAGATA CTGCCTCCATCTTCTCCCTGAAGGAGATTCAGCTCCAGAAGGACCCGGGCTACCGGGGCCTGGCCTTTCAGCAGCCAG GACGAGGGAAGAGCCGGAGGCAGAGCATCTTCTGA